AGAGCCCCAATGACTATCCGGTCTACGGCGAACTGATCGTTCTGCCACGTACCGCGCTCACCCGTTATCCGGACGTGCTGACCCCGATCGAGGCCAGCGTGCATTACACGCCGCTGTTGATCGCCTATTTCGGTTACGTCGATCTGGCGCGTGTCAAACCCGGGCAATTTGCCCTGGTCACTGACGCCAGTCATTGCGCCGGTCCATCATTTGTCCAGCTGGGCAAGGCGCTGGGTGTGCGCGTGATTGCCGCCACGAAAACCGCTGAAGAGCGCGAATACCTGTTGTCCCTCGGTGCCGAGAAAGTCATCGTTACCGAAGAAGAAGACCTGTTGATGCGAATCAACAAGATCACCGACAACCGCGGCGTCAACGTCGTGTTCGACGGTCTCGGCGGCCCGCAGATGTCGCTGCTGGGCGATGTACTGGCACCTCGCGGCAGTCTGGTGTTGTATGGCCTGCAAGGTGGCAACCAGACGCCATTCCCGGCGTGCGCAGCGTTCCAGAAGAACATCCAGTTCTTCGTGCACTGCATCGGCAACTTCACCGGCAAGCCGGAACTGGGCATCGTCCAGGATCACGTCGCGCTGCAACGTGCCCTGCGTGACATCAACCAGCTGACGGCCGACCGCGTGTTGGTTCCGCTCAAGACCCGGGTCTTCCCGTTCAACGAGTTTGTCGAAGCACACCGCTACATGGACGAATGCCCTTGCCGTGAGCGGGTCGCCCTGCAAGTCGAACCTGCCTGACTTTTGTGATCAGAGTCCGTGGCCCCACGGACTCTTGTGCGTTCCATCCTTCAGACCATGAGAAACCCTGGGCGCGATGCCTGGGGACGTTCAGCAACTGAACTGGTTTTTACTCTTGATCTGTATCTTCTAATCGCCATTCAGACCCTGATAATTGAATGACTACTTTCATCTCAAGGAATGAGCTATGGCTGTGCATTCTGTTTACTTTTCGCAATGCCGGATAATAGCGGCTGGTCGATATTTCAGACTCTGTTTAATTGCTGTAGGGCGCCCCAGTAATCCCTTCTTTTTTTCTTGTACTCATCATGTGCAAGGCATTGTAAGAATTTTCCTAGGAAAACTTCTGTGTCGAGAAAAGCCTGTAAAGACGAGGGCTTGCGGCGTGTGGCTGGTGGATTTCAATTGTTGCTGGCTCAACTGTTTCAAATAACTACAAAACCTTAAGTGTTAGCATTTCAGCGTCTATTAATTAATGAAGAGTGATTGCGTATCCGGCGTTCGTGGCTGCGCAATATAAAACCTTTGATATCGGGTGAAGTACTGATGAGCACGATCCATGACCAGGCAATGAACTATGTCTACCAGCAAGTATTGCAACGATTGCTGAGTTTCTTTTCCCGTGCCGAACGCACGGCATTGCAGCTGTTGATTCAGCGATTGGCGGTAGCCGCAGGGGGCATGGATCGTGTCGGTGAATTCAAGGTGCTGGTCACTCAATCGGGCACTCGTGACTGCTGTTACAGCCTGGCCCTGTTGCGCGCTGCGCAACTGAGCATCGCCGGAAGAGCCCCGGGGACCTTTCAGTTACGGGTGGCCACCCTGCGTGGTTGCGCCACACCGGCGTCGGCATTGCACAACATGCATCGCAGCTTCAGCGCCCTGTTTCTGTATGACGACCCAAGGGTCGAACTGCTGATGATCGACAATCGGGAGGTCTTGCCTTTCAATCATCAGGAGCCCCTTTCCGACGATGGGCGCGAGGCGAACCGCATCAATTTGCTGATGGTTGGCCACCGCCGCTGCTGGAGCGAGAGCCTGGAGCTTTGGGACGATGCGTACCTGGCCACGGCCGAGTTCTACGGACAGGTCGCTCGGTGGAGCAACGGTGTCGATGCACTGGTCAGCAGCGACTCCGCACGCCGTCAGGCGCACTTCCTCCAGGGACTGGATCGCGCAGCACAGAAGGCCGGCATCGGCGCGCTGCCGAAGCGGACTGGCGGGTTCGATGAGTTGTTCGATGTGCTGGACGGTATGGGCGGTGACTGTTACCGGGAACTCCGTGCACCGGACGACCTGCCGCCGTGGCGGCCGCTCGGCCAGTTCGAAGCCTGCCGACGCACCAGTTACATCGGTATCGATGACATCGTGGTGGGCAAGATGGAGGAGCGGTGGCCCTTGCTCAGCGATTTTCTCGGGTTTCAGACTGACGAGCTGCTGCTCGAACCGGGTACCGGTGAGTCGACGGATCCCTTGATCGCTGCCTACCTGAGTGGTCTCCAGGCTTGCTGCATCGAGGGTCGCAATTACGAAAGTGGCGTATCCGAATACCTGCAGCGTTGCCTCGCATTCATGCGCCGCCAGGACGTTCCGGAGCAAACCTGCGAGCGCTTCATGGCGACGTTCGGCACCCTGACAGATCCAGGCGAGCATCGATCACTGGCCGCCACCGCCTTGCAAAAGAATTTCGGGCTCAATGAAGCGCAACTGGTCTGCCTGCTGTTTGCGCCTTTCATCGAGGGTGGCGCAGGACTCGAACGTTTTCTGCGAACCTGCCATCCGGGCATGCTGGTGGCCATGCCGGACCTGCATCGCGCGATGCAGGGCTTGCACGCCCCTGAACAGGTTTTGCAATGGATGACCGATGTCAGCGGCTTGCCTGTGCAACTGATCAGCCGGTTGTATGCCATGGCGCCCGTCCGAGTGGCTGACCAGGCGACACAGGACCCGGACCCTGCCGACAGTGAGGTTGCCGCAGGCGACCGTTCGGCGGAAGGTTGAGTGTGAGTCTCGCGCCCGATCGCCAAAGAATGCCGGACGCCCGTTCATGAATGCCTCGCGTGAAACCGATTTCGCTTATCAGGCGGTCTATCGCTATCTCACTCAACTGATCGATGGGCCAGGCGGCGAGGGTGCGATGCGGCTGCCATCCCTGAGGCAACTGGCCGAACGGTTGAACGTGTCGATTTCGACCATCCAGTACGCCTACGCGTTGCTCGAGAAAGAAGGCCGGGTCTATTCCGTGGCCAAGTCCGGGTATTTCGCACAGCCGGCGTCCGCGGTCATGCCGCTGGGTCGAGGCAATGATTTGCTGGAAACCGTCTACGTCAACGCCAGGTGTTTCGGCATGCGCGTATTAAGCGCCGACGACCCG
This genomic window from Pseudomonas kribbensis contains:
- a CDS encoding zinc-dependent alcohol dehydrogenase family protein codes for the protein MSRTIRFHKFGPAEVLKCEEHAAAQPGPGEVQVRVEAIGISWYDTLWRQNLASSQARLPSGLGHEMAGVVTAIGDGVEDLIVGDKVASFPAESPNDYPVYGELIVLPRTALTRYPDVLTPIEASVHYTPLLIAYFGYVDLARVKPGQFALVTDASHCAGPSFVQLGKALGVRVIAATKTAEEREYLLSLGAEKVIVTEEEDLLMRINKITDNRGVNVVFDGLGGPQMSLLGDVLAPRGSLVLYGLQGGNQTPFPACAAFQKNIQFFVHCIGNFTGKPELGIVQDHVALQRALRDINQLTADRVLVPLKTRVFPFNEFVEAHRYMDECPCRERVALQVEPA